The Deinococcus depolymerans nucleotide sequence CCCGTGGGTGGTGGGGGCAGCCGCCGGCCGAACCGGAGGCCACGCAGCGCCTGATCGTCGTGACCCGCCCGCGCCGCGAGGCGTGGTGGGTGGATGAGGTCGGTCCGCTCGCGGACGTCCCGGCCGGCGCGCCCCACGCCGTCCTGGACGGTCAGGTGCTGCCGGTGGTATGGCACCCGTGACCGGCCCGCTGCCGCAACTGCTGGCGGACACGGCCGGGCTGCGCTGGACCGAGCAGCTGCACGGCCTGGCCCGCGCCCGTCTGGATGAACTGGCCCGCGCGCACGGCGGACTGGACGACCTGCTGCGCGCCGCGACGGTCCGCCCGGACGTGGCGTCGCAGGTGGCGGCGGCCTTCACGGTCGGTGAGACGTGGTTCCAGCGAATCGGCGCGCACTTTGAGGCGCTGCCGGAGCTGCTGGCCGACCGCCCGCACGTACGCGCCTGGAGTGCCGGCTGCTCGACCGGCGAGGAGGCGTACGCGCTGGCGGCGGCCTTCACGCGCCAGACGGTGGACGTCCTGGGCACCGACCTGAACCCGGAGGCGCTGCGGCGCGCGCAGGAGGGCCGGTACGGCGCGCGGTCGTTCCGGGGCGTGCCGGCCGCCCAGGTGGAACGGTCCTTCGAGCGGCGCGGCGAGCAGTTCGAGGTGCGCCCCGCGCTGCGCCGGCGCGTGCGGTTCTCCCTGCACAACCTGATGACCCCGGCTCCCCGGCGCGACCTGGACGTGATCGCCTGCCGGAACGTCACGATCTACTTCACGCCCGGGGCGGCCGCGCTGGCGTACACGCACCTCGCGCAGGCGCTGGCGCCGGGCGGGGTCCTGCTGCTGGCCCCCAGCGACCCGCGCCCGCCCGCCCACCTGGGGCTGGTGGTGGACCGCTCGCGCGGCACCCAGGTCCTGCGCCGCGCCCTGACCCCGCCCGGCAGGCCGCGCCGGGCGGGGCCGGGCGCGGCGGACCGGTCACCTGCCGGGGCAGCCGGTCCGGCCGGGGTCGGCGCGGCGCGGCCGCCAGCGCCGGAAGTCACGGACCTGCCGGCTGCCCGCCGGGCCGCGTACGAGGCGCCGCTGGACCCGCAGGCGCAGTTGCAGCTGGCCTGGGCGCTGCGCCGCGCCGGTCAGGAGGCCCGGGCGGCGCGGCAGGCGCGGCACACGCTGACGCTGCTGGAAGCGGGCGGGGCGGACAGCTGGGACGCGGCGCGGCTGCGGGCCGGCTGCCTGTCGCTGCTGGCCGGGACGGGCGGGCCGTGACGCGCCTGGAACGCCGGGCCGTCCGGCTGGCCCTGCCGCTCGACGCGCAGCGGCCGCCCGTGAACGCCCTGCGGCTGCAGGTGGCGGGCGAGGCGTACGCCGCGCCGCTCGCCCAGCTGCTGGAGATCCTGCCGGCGAACCTGACGGCGCTGCCACTGACCGCGCCGCACGTGGCGGGCCTGCAGGTGGTGCGCGGCGAGCTGCTGGGCGTGCTGCGTGCCGACGTGCTGCTGACGGGCCGGGCCTGTGAGCCGCAGGGGCCGGGGCGGGTGCTGCTCACGTCGGTGGGCGCCGCCACCTGCGGCCTGCTGGTGGACGACGCGACCGACCTCGTCTGGGTGGATGACCAGCTCCGTCCGCCCCTGTTCCACACGCCGGGCGTGAGCGGCCTGACGCCGGGCGGGCTGGCGGTGCTCGACCTGACCCGCCTGCTGCACGCCCTTCCGTCTCCCTGGCGGTCCACGCCATGACCCACTCAAAGGAACTGCTGATGTCCATTCGTCTGAAACTGATCGGTGTGCTGCTGCTGCTCGTCGTGCCCCTGGCGCTGACCGGGGTGATCTCGGTCGCGGCGCTGCGTCACTCCGGGGAGGTCAGCGCGGAGCTGACCCGGGGCCTGCAGCAGGCGCGCGTGCTGACCAACCTGCGCGGCGCGGTCAACCGCCTGGCCCTGCTGACCGCCGAGGACCTGCTGCTGCGCCCCGGCCGGCCCGAGACGGGCGCGCTGGAGGCCGTGCGGGCCGAGGCGGCCACGCAACTCGCGGAAGCGCCGAACAGCCCGGCCCTGAGCAGCGTGCGCCGCGACTGGGCGGCGCTGGAAACGCAGCTCGACGCGCTGCTGCGCGTGGCCGACACGCAGCCGGCCGCGGCGGTGGCACGCTTCGAGCAGCGGCTGCAGCCGGCGCGGGCGCAGCTGGTCAGCAGCGTGAACGCCTACCTGGACGCCCGTGAGGCCGCGCTCTCGGCCGAGCAGCTGAAACTCACGGCCGACCTGACCCGCAGCCAGCGGATCGTGACCTGGACGGCGCTGCTGGGCGGGGTGCTGGGACTGGCGTGCGCGTGGCTGGTGCTTGGGCGCATCGTGGCGGCGGTGCTGGTGGTCGCGCGCGCCTCCCGGCGGCTGTCGGAAGGCTACCTGGACGACCTGCCGGCAGCCACCAGCGGCGACGAGATCGGGCAGATGCTGGGGGCGCTGGGGGCGCTGGGGCAGCAGCAGCGGCAGCTGGCGCAGGCCCTGGGGGAACTGAGCCGCGGCTCGTCGCAGGTGACCTTCCCGGTCCGGCACGCTCAGGACGTGGTGGGTCACGCCGTGCGCGACCTCACGCGGCACACCGAGGAGGTCGCCGCGTCGGCGCGGGCGCTGGCCGCCGGGGACCTGCGCACGCAGCTGCCCGTGCGCTCCGAGCAGGACACGCTGGGACTGGCCCTGCGGGACATGCTCGCGCAGCTGCGGGCCTTCGCGCTGCAGAACCAGGAGTTCAGCGCGCAGCTGGCGCTCTCCAGTCAGAGTCTGGTGGCCGCCACGACCCAGCAGGCGACCAGCGTGAATCAGCAGTCGGCGGCGATTGCCGAGACGACCGCCGCGGTCGAGGAGGTCCGCACCAGCAGCCGGCACGCGGTCGAGGTGGCCGGCAGCGTCACCCGGCAGGCCGAGGAGGCCCGCTCGGTGGCGGCGCAGGGCGTGCAGGCCGCGCAGGCCGCCGAGCAGGGCATGGTGGCCCTGCAGGGCCGGGTGGATGACATCGCGCAGAACATGCTGCACCTCTCGCGGCACTCCCGTCAGATCAGCGAGATCATCGAGACGGTCGCGGACATCGCCGATCAGTCGAACCTGCTGGCCCTGAACGCCGCCATCGAGGCCAACCGCGCCGGTGAGCAGGGGCGCGGCTTCGCGGTGGTCGCGCAGGAGATCCGCACGCTGGCCGAGCAGTCCAAGGGCGCCACGCAGCAGATCCGCCGGATGCTCGAGGACGTGCAGCAGGCGACGAACGCCGCCGTGCTGGCCACCGAGGAGGGCAGCAAGCAGGCGCAGGTGGGCACGGCGCTGATCGACCGGGCGGGGCGGACCATCCAGGCGCTGAGCGGCGTGAACGAGGACGCCGCCCGCATGACCGCGCAGATCTCGGAATCGGTGCAGCAGCACGCGCTGAGCATGGAACAGATCGCGATCGCCATGCACGACATCAACGAGGCGACGCTGCAGCACCTGAACGTCACGCAGGACAACCAGCAGGTGGCGCGGCACCTGCAGGCGCTGGTCGAGCAGCTCAACGGCCTGACGGCCCGGTACCACACGTGAGGACGGCGTGTTCGCGTCCGGGCGTCCGGAAGCGCGCGCCGGCGGAGTCGGCGTGAGCCGTGCGGGCGGCGCTGCGGCGTACCGGCCGGACGCGGGCGGGAGCGGGCACCCTTGAACGGCCCCGCCGACCGGCCGCCGGACGGGGCTTTCGACGCCGAACGCGACCTGAGCGGCGCGCTGCGCGGCGAGTGGCTGGCGCTGCGCGCGGACCTGCGGGCCGGGGGGGAACCGGCGGCGCGGGCGCTGCATTCGCTGCGGGCGGCGGCGGCCGTGGAGGGCCGCGCGGACCTGATGGCCGCGGCGGACCAGGCCGAGCAGGCCCTGCACGCGTCTTCCACCCGGTCCGCGCCGGCAGACGGGTGGGAGACCCGGCTGCGGACCCTGGGGCTGCTGGGCGGCGCCGCCGACCCCCGCCCGGCCGCGCCGGAGGCCCCGGCCGACCGGGCGGAGGAGGCGCAGTTCGTGCGGATGGACGTGCGCAAACTCGACGCGCTGCTGGCGCTGGCCGGGGAGCTGACGAGCACGCGCCTGCAGCTGCAGGCGCGGCTGACGCAGGCGCGCGACACGCAGGACGCCGGGGCCTGGCGGGCCGTGCAGGCCTCGCAGCACGCGCTGAAGTCCCTGACGGACGACCTGGCGCGCGAGGTGCTGGCCGCACGGCTGCAGCCGGCGCGGCCGTTCCTGCTGGGCTTCGAGCGGACCCTGCGCGACGCGGCGCGGCAGGCCGGGAAACGCGCGCGGCTGGTGGTGGGCGCGTCGGCGGTGGAACTCGACCGGCACACCATGGACCGCCTGCGTGCGCCGCTGCTGCACCTGATCCGCAACGCCGCCGATCACGGCCTGGAAGGTCCGGCGGAGCGGGAGGCCGCCGGGAAATCCCCGGTGGGCACCGTGCGGCTGGACGCCCGCAGCGCAGGGGGCCGGGTGGAGGTCACGGTCGCCGACGACGGGGGCGGCGTGAACGTCGCGGCGGTGCGGGAGGCGGCCGTCCGGCGCGGCCTTCCGCTGCCCGAGGAGGAGGACGACGCGTCCCTCACCGACCTGCTGTTCACGCCGGGGTTCAGTTCGCGCGAGCGGGTCACGGACCTGTCGGGGCGCGGGGTGGGGCTGGACGTGGTACGCACGCAGGCGCGGCAGCTGGGGGGGGACGTGACGCTGCGCAGCTCGGCCCAGGGCACCACGGTCACGTTGCGGGTGCCGCTCACGCTGGCGACGACGCGGGTGGCGGTGGTGCGCTGCGCCGAGCTGCTGCTGGCCCTGCCGGTCACCTGGGTGGAGCGGGCCGGCCGGGCCGGGCCGCTGC carries:
- a CDS encoding chemotaxis protein CheW, whose amino-acid sequence is MPALLCRSGQARFYLPLTQIERVYPMVHLPAARQGGPRVHLRGETLDVQDTRGWWGQPPAEPEATQRLIVVTRPRREAWWVDEVGPLADVPAGAPHAVLDGQVLPVVWHP
- a CDS encoding CheR family methyltransferase — its product is MAPVTGPLPQLLADTAGLRWTEQLHGLARARLDELARAHGGLDDLLRAATVRPDVASQVAAAFTVGETWFQRIGAHFEALPELLADRPHVRAWSAGCSTGEEAYALAAAFTRQTVDVLGTDLNPEALRRAQEGRYGARSFRGVPAAQVERSFERRGEQFEVRPALRRRVRFSLHNLMTPAPRRDLDVIACRNVTIYFTPGAAALAYTHLAQALAPGGVLLLAPSDPRPPAHLGLVVDRSRGTQVLRRALTPPGRPRRAGPGAADRSPAGAAGPAGVGAARPPAPEVTDLPAARRAAYEAPLDPQAQLQLAWALRRAGQEARAARQARHTLTLLEAGGADSWDAARLRAGCLSLLAGTGGP
- a CDS encoding chemotaxis protein CheW — protein: MTRLERRAVRLALPLDAQRPPVNALRLQVAGEAYAAPLAQLLEILPANLTALPLTAPHVAGLQVVRGELLGVLRADVLLTGRACEPQGPGRVLLTSVGAATCGLLVDDATDLVWVDDQLRPPLFHTPGVSGLTPGGLAVLDLTRLLHALPSPWRSTP
- a CDS encoding methyl-accepting chemotaxis protein, whose product is MTHSKELLMSIRLKLIGVLLLLVVPLALTGVISVAALRHSGEVSAELTRGLQQARVLTNLRGAVNRLALLTAEDLLLRPGRPETGALEAVRAEAATQLAEAPNSPALSSVRRDWAALETQLDALLRVADTQPAAAVARFEQRLQPARAQLVSSVNAYLDAREAALSAEQLKLTADLTRSQRIVTWTALLGGVLGLACAWLVLGRIVAAVLVVARASRRLSEGYLDDLPAATSGDEIGQMLGALGALGQQQRQLAQALGELSRGSSQVTFPVRHAQDVVGHAVRDLTRHTEEVAASARALAAGDLRTQLPVRSEQDTLGLALRDMLAQLRAFALQNQEFSAQLALSSQSLVAATTQQATSVNQQSAAIAETTAAVEEVRTSSRHAVEVAGSVTRQAEEARSVAAQGVQAAQAAEQGMVALQGRVDDIAQNMLHLSRHSRQISEIIETVADIADQSNLLALNAAIEANRAGEQGRGFAVVAQEIRTLAEQSKGATQQIRRMLEDVQQATNAAVLATEEGSKQAQVGTALIDRAGRTIQALSGVNEDAARMTAQISESVQQHALSMEQIAIAMHDINEATLQHLNVTQDNQQVARHLQALVEQLNGLTARYHT
- a CDS encoding hybrid sensor histidine kinase/response regulator, which translates into the protein MNGPADRPPDGAFDAERDLSGALRGEWLALRADLRAGGEPAARALHSLRAAAAVEGRADLMAAADQAEQALHASSTRSAPADGWETRLRTLGLLGGAADPRPAAPEAPADRAEEAQFVRMDVRKLDALLALAGELTSTRLQLQARLTQARDTQDAGAWRAVQASQHALKSLTDDLAREVLAARLQPARPFLLGFERTLRDAARQAGKRARLVVGASAVELDRHTMDRLRAPLLHLIRNAADHGLEGPAEREAAGKSPVGTVRLDARSAGGRVEVTVADDGGGVNVAAVREAAVRRGLPLPEEEDDASLTDLLFTPGFSSRERVTDLSGRGVGLDVVRTQARQLGGDVTLRSSAQGTTVTLRVPLTLATTRVAVVRCAELLLALPVTWVERAGRAGPLQTLEGRRVLRIGEQTVPAASLAALLGSPGPAEAGGAYLLVRQGTQRLALLVDALVGEQEIVIKPLRWPLQDAPHLEGAAILPSGQVVPVLNVLALRLLPGAGGQERPPAPVPATPRVLLAEDTAVTRQLITQILQQAGFEVLAVPDGTQALEALQVQPPDLLLTDVEMPGLGGLDLVRRVRADAKLANLPVVLLTSLDSPGDRAAGAEAGADAYLVKGEFSQDALLQTVRRLL